The following is a genomic window from Cardinium endosymbiont of Dermatophagoides farinae.
CATTTCTAGAGTTATTCGTATGATCGACTCTGAAGCATTCTTAAAAAAACATTTTAATTCATTTGCCTGGAGTGAAGCTACTAAGCTCGATGAACGGAAGCTGCAAAACATTAGACATATACGTGGCGAGATGGCTGAGTTTGAACAAACCCTTTGCGGAGAAACGAATCAATTGTCTATTTATCTTTTTTAGTGATACCATTTGGTATAACTGATTTGGATACCCTTAATCAATATAGTTCTCAAGTACTAGCTGCTTTTTCCGGGATAGGCATGAGGGGTTATTTAGAAACCATAGATACCGCTAATTTGTTTTGCACCGCTTTACCATGTAATGGCAATTAAGTATATAGGCGTATACCTATCCTCCTATTAACAGCTGTCGCCCATATAAATAGTACCACACCATTCACAGGCTATAAAGAAGGTGTATTACTAGCCAATAGATACAGAGAACCCATCTATTTCAACCCATTTAACACCGATTTAGACAATCAAAATGCATTTATTTTCGGTCCTTCTGGCTCTGGAAAATCCTTTTTTAATGGCAAAATGATTAAGGATCGATTTGAAGCAGGCCATATAGTGATTGTCATTGACAGTGGCGGGACCTATCGCCATTTATTTGAAGCTTTAGGAGGGAAATATATTGAACTCAGTGCAGAAAAATCTTTAAACTTAAATCCTTTTTTATTCCCAGCTGAACCATCAGGTAGATACCTGCCAGATAGCAGCAAAATCATCTTTTTGGTCGGGCTCATTGGCAAAATGTGGAAGGGAGATTTGAATGAAAATCCAATGAGTGAAGTAGAAAAATCTTTACTCTCTCAGTGGATTAGTGATTATTATAGGGATTTACCAGAATCGATCATCCCTACTTTAACGGGATTTTATGACTATTTACAAGCATTGGTAGCAGCTAATGGAGAAGCCATTCTTGATCTAAAAAAAGATCAGTTGTTCCCTTTTCAAGAATTTTTTATTGTTTTACAGCCATTTGCCCATGGTATTTACAAAGATCATTTTAATGCATTAGCGCAAGACTATCTAGTCGACCATAGGTTAGTATGTTTTGAGCTAGAAGCCATTAAATGCAATAGCAAACTCTATCCATTGGTGGTACAAATTCTATTTGACTTTGCTTTTGAAATGGTTTCTAAGCATCCAGACGCTACTAAGTTTATAGACATTGAAGAGGGTTGGACGAATTTAGATGATGCCTCTAGAGAGCATATAGAATCTTTCTATCGAAAAGGCAGAAAAACCAAAACCTCTATTCGCATAATAACGCAAGACATTCAAGAAATCAAATCATCTAAGATTGCCAGTGCCATTAAAAACAATGCGGCTACCTTTATCCTTTTGTACAATGAAAAAGCATCTAGTAGGGAAGAAATAGGTGCTTTCTTAGGTATGAATGCGTTAGACATGCAAAAGTATGCCAGTCTGCGTCGTAAAAACGGTCCAGGTGGTTTTAGGGAAATCTTTATTAAAGAGATGGGACAGAGTCATGTATGGCTACTAGAACCCTCTCTTTGGAGCATGCTATGTTTACCTCTCATCCATCAGAAAGAAACCAAATCGCTGATTTGGCTAAAAAACATGGAAATATAGAAGATGGCATTGCAGAATGGGTATACCATACTAAACAAAAATATTATGTCTAGTCATTTTCAAGGTATTTTATCTTCTTCAGTTCATCTAAACTTAGAAGCACAAAACCTAATGGTGAATATCACTATTGGAAAGATGATTGGCGTAGCAAAGTTATTACTATTGCCATTCTTGTTGGTACGTTTAATGGTCTATTATTTTCAGTATCATTTAAGCACTTCCGAGTTATTAAAATCCTGTTATACAAGTCTGTTAACACTAATTGTTACCTTTTTGCTTTTACAGTTCTACTTGGATATTTTTCATATGCTAGACAAATTAACCGCTTTGATTATGAATGGATTTGATTGGCATGATCTAGTTAAACCTGATAGTTTCGAAAGTATAAAAGATCCTGAAATAAGTATCTGGTAACTAATTAAAAATGGTTTTTCGAATTTAACTACTAAAGCTTTAAAATCGATATCTCGCATAATGGGTTTAACCACTACTATATTTCGTCATCAAGCTATCCTATTTACCTTACAAGTAGGTCCTTTGGCCATTGCTGCTAGCCTCTTACCAGGAAATTTTAGTGGGATAGTTAATTACTGGCTTAATATGCTGATTTCCTTTTTAATGTGGGGGGTAACCATTGATTTGCTAGACTATTCACTGATTTCTTTGGAATTCAATAATGTAGATGGTATTGGTGCTGCCATCGCTACTTGTCTGATGTATGCTATGGTAGGTCCGCTCACTTCTCTATATATAGGTAACACGGTAGGAAACAGCCTTTTTTCGATAGGAGAAGCAAAGACGAGTCAGTTTATGGCTTATGGGGCTAGTCATCTGCCAAAATTTGGAAAAAAAGATAAATAATAATCCTTACTGCGTAAGGACTTGGTTTGGCAAGCAAATGGGAGAAAAGGGTCATAACCCTATTATAAATAACTTAATACAATATGTTAGATAATAAAGATTATCAGTCATCAACCGTTCAATCGATTCATAAGCTAAACAGCTATCATTATGGAAATATCATTAACCTATTACGATTTTTAGTCGTTTTTCTTTTGGTATCCTTAGGTGGTTTATCTGCTTTTTTAGGCTATTTGGTATTTAAACAGAACAGAAGTGATTTGGTCTATTTTGCTACCCTTGAAGGGACCCATGTGGGTATAAGAAAAGATAATCCAACTAATAACAGTAGAGAATCGTTTGAAGTAGAAAACTTTTCCATGCGTTTTATACAAGATGGTTTTGCCCATAGTGAAAATAACTACCAAGAAAACATTGAAAGAGCTTTAACCGTTATGAATAATGCCTCTAGAGTCACCTTAAAAAAGATCTTTTCTGATGATAGTTTGTTTCAAATATATAAGGAATCTAATGGGGTAACTACAGTTTATGTTAAGAGCATACATGCTGATATACAAAACTATCCCTATAGGTCACAGATCTACTTTCAAACAGATTTAAAATTTTTAACCGGTCAAGGAAAAGTTAAAACCCATAGCTACCATCAATGCATTGCATTAGAAATGCAACCAACAGCTAGATGCAGTAAAAATCCCTATGGGTTAATGATTACCGATCTAACCTTTCTAAACCATGAAGAAAAGTAGCCTTTTAGCATTTTTGATCTCTTATTTTCCTGTTTTTGCATTGGATATAAAAGTTTCAGATCAATATCCTACTTTGCTGGAACTCAGTGGTACGATTGAAAAGATTTCTTTTGGAAATGGAGATAAAGAATATGTATCTAAAGAAGAAGGTAGGTTTTTAGAAGTAAAGGCTAAACATCCCGGGACCAGCAAGACCACTATTACAGTATTTTATCTATCCAACGAAGGCAAAAAAAATGAAAAGATTGATGTATTCTATGGCACAGTTAGTTATGATGCTGGTATACAACCGATGTATGATCTTACACAGCATAAAATTAAACAGACAGAAGAAGCAGAGAAATGGGATACCGATGAACCTTTAACTGAATCCTTAACAGAAGCTATAGAATATGTATCCCAGGAACAACCAAATATTAAACGTTTTCATCAAACTAAGCAGAAAGTAAGTTGTTTTTTGAGTAATGCCGTTAGCACAGGAGAAGAGATTGTTTTAAAGTTTGTATTGAGAAATAGCTCTCCTTATAACTATAAGGTAGGAAGCGTATATTTTTTAGGTAACAACAAAGACAAAACCGCTATTCCTATTAAACTCGAGCCTAAGCGTATGATAGTAGCGCCTGGAGAGGTCCTACCTATGATTTTCGTTATCAAACACAAGGTAGAAAAATCAGGTATAATCGTTCGTTTTGAAGAGAAAAAAGGTCGTAGAGATTTAAGTTTGAACCTACCTAACAGATTGTTGCTGAGTATACCCTGTTTGGTTAAAGAATCTAAAGAAGTTTAATTTCCATGGATAAAAAGAAATTAGGTTTTGGATTAGCTGGGTTATTGGTTATTTCTTGGATTATATTACGGGATGTAAGAAAAACAAAGAGTTGGCATGAGTTTTTTGTAGCCCCTCCTCCCAAACCTTGTAAGCTACTCGAAAAAGCAGAACCATTATCGGTTACTAAAGAAACTAATCAAAGAATGAAAGGTCGTTATCAATCGGAACAGGTAGGTTGCTCTTTATTTGAAGATATGGCCAAAAATATCAATCAAGAAGTATCAAAAGGTGAACCAGAACCAGTTAAAGAACCTGAAAAAGTTAGTGTTAAACTTAAAAAAGTAGTGCAAAAACTTAAGAAAATAGTTCATCCTCAAAAGCAGGAAAAAAACTACTTTCCAGTATCTTTTGAAAGAAAAGGCAGAAAAAAGAATATTAAGGTAAAAAACAGCTTTTCTGTAGGTTATGTCTATGGGACACAAGAACTCAAACATGGCAGAAGTATTAAAATATGTGTCAAAGAAGCTTTTACTTACAAAGGTCAAGAAATCCACAAAGGCGCATTTTTATATGGAATCGTTGCTTTTGGAAAAGAAAGAATTCTATCTAAATTAGAAATAGCTGAATTTGGTAAAAATGTAGTTCCAGTGGCTATTGGTTTGTATGATTCAGATTATATGATTGGCCTATTAGTAGAAAATTTACATCCTTTCATTGATCAAGCGCAAAACAAATTGCTTAGTAAAGCAGCTAGTAGTGGCAGTAATTCTTGGATAAGAGAGATCAGTGGAATAGTAGTAGATGGTATTAAATCCGTTAAAAATGAACAAAAAATAACTATAGACAATAGAAGAAAGGTGTTCCTTAAACCAATAGAAAAATGAATAAGTTTAAAAAATATGGTGTGGTCTGTTTATGCCTGCTCATTCCTGTAACCTCTTCAGCAAGTATAGGATCTTCTATCAAATCAGGTTTAAACAAAATCCTACCTAACGGATTAAAAAAGTGGATACCTGGTCTATCTCCAGAAGAAAAAACCGCCCAGTTAATGGAAGAACAAGTAGGTACCTCTAACAACGTTCTAGCGCAAATGAAAGATGCGGCTGACAGTATGAGAAAACTAAAAAAGAGTGTGGAAGATGCCAATTCTATTAAAAACCAAGGTAAATCATTATTCAAAGATCTATCTGATGCGAAATATGGTAAAGTAGTGCTTGGTATATCAGAAAAAATTAGTGGTATTAGTTTGAACCCAAGTGACTATATTCCTAGTTTAGATTGTACTAGAGGGCTTAAAAGAGATTGTTCTTTTTCTTGTTATAGAGAAAAATCGCTGTTAAGTAGGGTAGATTCTTTTACGGGTAGAAGTAGTAATTTTCTAAGTACAAAACCTCCAAAAAGCTTAAATTCCCTTTGCTCAGATATTCAAAGAGAGTTGCGTCGATCAGATCAGATAAAAATAGCTTCTAAAGAGGCCAATAACAGACTGATTCCAGTTTATAAAGAACAGATCAAAAATCTAGAGATTCAAAATAAAAAGATAGATAAAACACTATCTAATCCTAATTTTTATAAAAATGACCCGGTAAAATATTTTCAATTAGAAAGCATTAAAAATAAAAATATCTTAGATATGGGAGAACTTGTAGAGCGGATCAATAGACTTCAAGTGGCATCAGAAGAAGTGTCTAAAAAGGATAAAGAAGCTATTGCAGAGCTATATAGTGAAAAGTTAAATAAGGATCTAATACAGCATATCGTTAAAAGTAAAATAAAAAGAAATAGTAAATTTTAAATGAAAATGAGTGAAAAATACAAACTAGAAGACGTGAAGGAGTTTGCTCAAAATCCTTTTTTTAAACTACAGGTCAGAGGTACAATTCGATGAGTTTTTCATAGATGAACTCTCAAATAAAGCTAAAAATATCATAAAATATTTAATGTGTAAACATTCAT
Proteins encoded in this region:
- a CDS encoding VirB4 family type IV secretion system protein, encoding MFGPSGSGKSFFNGKMIKDRFEAGHIVIVIDSGGTYRHLFEALGGKYIELSAEKSLNLNPFLFPAEPSGRYLPDSSKIIFLVGLIGKMWKGDLNENPMSEVEKSLLSQWISDYYRDLPESIIPTLTGFYDYLQALVAANGEAILDLKKDQLFPFQEFFIVLQPFAHGIYKDHFNALAQDYLVDHRLVCFELEAIKCNSKLYPLVVQILFDFAFEMVSKHPDATKFIDIEEGWTNLDDASREHIESFYRKGRKTKTSIRIITQDIQEIKSSKIASAIKNNAATFILLYNEKASSREEIGAFLGMNALDMQKYASLRRKNGPGGFREIFIKEMGQSHVWLLEPSLWSMLCLPLIHQKETKSLIWLKNMEI
- the traM gene encoding conjugative transposon protein TraM, translated to MDKKKLGFGLAGLLVISWIILRDVRKTKSWHEFFVAPPPKPCKLLEKAEPLSVTKETNQRMKGRYQSEQVGCSLFEDMAKNINQEVSKGEPEPVKEPEKVSVKLKKVVQKLKKIVHPQKQEKNYFPVSFERKGRKKNIKVKNSFSVGYVYGTQELKHGRSIKICVKEAFTYKGQEIHKGAFLYGIVAFGKERILSKLEIAEFGKNVVPVAIGLYDSDYMIGLLVENLHPFIDQAQNKLLSKAASSGSNSWIREISGIVVDGIKSVKNEQKITIDNRRKVFLKPIEK